From Candidatus Palauibacter australiensis, one genomic window encodes:
- a CDS encoding hydantoinase/oxoprolinase family protein, with amino-acid sequence MGIRVGVDVGGTFTDVVLLGDDGRMVARKVSSTPEDYSRGIAEGVAAGLADCGATPGDVASVVHATTVATNTILEQKGARTGLITTRGFRDVLEMRRLRIPVMYDLQYEKPPPLVPRRLRREVDERLGPDGTVRRELESASLDAAVAELRREGVEAAAVSLLHAYANPAHERQVAGRLREAFPNGLYVTCSSDILPEIREYERTSTAVVNAYIGPVVQRYMETLLDRLRELGVDCPVHIMQSSGGVMSVEAAGRKPACMVESGPAAGVMACARLARGTGLDNLISFDMGGTTAKAAMVEGGQAAKTTEFEVGGGINLSSKLIKGGGYPVKLPFVDVSEIGAGGGSICRVDGVGRTSVGPQSAGAVPGPVCYDLGGVDPTLTDALVAIGYLNPDYLVGGSLPLNTAKALAVLEDRVARPLNRPVAEAAHGVLALACATMTRAVKAVTTYRGRDPRDFVLAAFGGNGPVLGVEIARALQIRRVLVPPVPGVFSALGLLYSDAEQEFIQTVMIRAEGADPDTVAAAFDSLETEAREAMVADGFPAEAVTVERLADLRYAGQAYELTVPVASGAPDLQAMARAFDREHERTYGHPSEGDPVDLVNVKVLARVAVHAADPNRRLLPSPPTTLGAPRQVYFGPLDGTLETAVVARTDLTADWREGPLIVEEYDATCVVPPGCRARLDAFGNIDIAVDVRP; translated from the coding sequence ATGGGAATCCGCGTTGGCGTGGACGTCGGCGGCACCTTCACCGATGTGGTCCTGCTCGGGGACGACGGACGGATGGTGGCCCGCAAGGTCTCGTCCACGCCGGAGGACTACAGCCGCGGTATCGCCGAGGGCGTGGCGGCCGGGCTCGCCGACTGCGGAGCCACGCCGGGCGATGTCGCTTCGGTGGTCCACGCCACGACCGTCGCCACCAACACCATCCTTGAGCAGAAGGGCGCGAGGACGGGTCTCATCACCACGCGGGGGTTCCGCGACGTGCTCGAGATGAGGCGGTTGCGCATTCCCGTCATGTACGACCTCCAGTACGAGAAGCCCCCGCCGCTCGTGCCTCGACGCCTGCGCCGGGAGGTCGACGAGCGCCTCGGGCCCGATGGGACGGTGCGCCGGGAGCTGGAGTCGGCCAGTCTGGACGCGGCCGTGGCGGAACTGCGGCGCGAGGGGGTGGAAGCGGCGGCGGTGAGCCTGCTCCATGCCTACGCCAACCCGGCCCACGAGCGGCAGGTCGCGGGCCGCCTGCGGGAGGCGTTCCCGAACGGCCTCTATGTCACCTGCTCCTCCGACATCCTGCCGGAGATCCGGGAGTACGAGCGGACGAGCACCGCCGTCGTGAACGCCTACATCGGACCCGTGGTTCAGCGGTACATGGAGACGCTGCTGGACCGGCTGCGGGAGCTGGGTGTCGACTGCCCGGTTCACATCATGCAGTCGAGCGGCGGCGTCATGTCCGTCGAGGCGGCCGGACGCAAACCCGCCTGCATGGTGGAGTCCGGGCCTGCGGCCGGCGTCATGGCCTGCGCCCGCCTCGCCCGCGGCACGGGGCTCGACAACCTGATCTCCTTCGACATGGGCGGCACGACGGCCAAGGCGGCCATGGTGGAAGGCGGCCAGGCGGCCAAAACGACCGAGTTCGAAGTGGGCGGCGGCATCAACCTGTCGAGCAAGCTGATCAAGGGCGGCGGCTATCCGGTCAAGCTCCCCTTCGTGGACGTCTCCGAGATCGGCGCCGGCGGTGGCAGCATCTGCCGGGTCGACGGCGTGGGCCGCACGAGCGTGGGCCCGCAGAGCGCCGGCGCCGTGCCCGGTCCGGTGTGCTACGACCTGGGCGGGGTCGATCCGACGCTCACCGATGCCCTCGTCGCCATCGGCTACCTGAACCCGGATTACCTGGTCGGCGGGAGCCTGCCGCTGAACACGGCGAAGGCGCTCGCCGTCCTGGAGGACAGGGTGGCCCGACCGCTCAACCGCCCCGTGGCGGAGGCCGCTCACGGCGTGCTCGCCCTCGCCTGCGCCACCATGACCCGGGCCGTGAAGGCCGTCACCACCTACCGCGGACGGGACCCGCGCGACTTCGTGCTGGCGGCCTTCGGCGGCAACGGGCCCGTGCTCGGCGTGGAGATCGCCCGCGCCCTGCAGATCCGCCGGGTCCTGGTGCCGCCGGTGCCTGGCGTGTTCAGCGCCCTGGGCCTGCTCTATTCGGACGCCGAACAGGAGTTCATCCAGACGGTCATGATTCGCGCCGAGGGCGCCGATCCGGACACCGTGGCCGCGGCCTTCGACAGCCTGGAGACGGAGGCCCGGGAGGCCATGGTCGCCGACGGCTTCCCCGCCGAAGCAGTGACCGTGGAGCGGCTGGCCGACCTGCGCTACGCGGGGCAGGCCTACGAACTCACGGTTCCCGTTGCCTCCGGGGCGCCGGACCTTCAGGCGATGGCGCGAGCCTTCGATCGGGAACACGAGCGCACTTACGGGCATCCATCGGAGGGCGACCCCGTGGACCTCGTGAACGTGAAGGTGCTGGCCCGCGTGGCCGTGCACGCCGCCGACCCGAACCGCCGCCTCCTTCCTTCACCGCCCACGACGCTTGGCGCGCCGCGCCAGGTCTACTTCGGACCCCTGGACGGCACCCTCGAGACGGCCGTCGTGGCACGCACCGACCTCACGGCGGACTGGCGGGAGGGGCCGTTGATCGTGGAAGAGTACGACGCCACCTGCGTGGTCCCGCCCGGATGCCGGGCACGGCTTGATGCGTTCGGCAACATCGACATCGCCGTGGACGTCCGCCCATGA
- a CDS encoding VOC family protein: MKDPPKGWPRITPAVFYDDAGVAIDWLADAFGFEVQERIENEQGRVVHSQLSLNGGLIMVGQAGLTPGRSYPRSPRGVDGANTQSLMVYVDDADAHCERARAAGAAITTEPATQDYGEDYWSDRSYEVRDLEGHYWWFVQRLRG, encoded by the coding sequence ATGAAGGATCCACCCAAAGGCTGGCCGAGGATCACTCCGGCGGTGTTCTACGATGACGCCGGAGTCGCGATCGACTGGCTGGCGGACGCATTCGGGTTCGAGGTGCAGGAAAGAATCGAGAACGAGCAGGGAAGGGTCGTACATTCCCAGCTCTCGCTGAACGGCGGCCTCATCATGGTCGGACAGGCAGGACTCACGCCGGGCCGGAGCTATCCCCGATCCCCGCGGGGCGTCGATGGCGCGAACACGCAGTCGCTCATGGTCTACGTGGATGACGCGGACGCGCACTGCGAGCGGGCGCGCGCAGCCGGGGCTGCGATCACCACCGAGCCGGCCACCCAGGACTACGGCGAGGACTACTGGTCCGACCGGAGCTACGAAGTCAGGGACCTCGAGGGGCACTACTGGTGGTTCGTGCAGCGTCTCCGCGGATAG